CGAGTGACGAACTCGGGGCCGCCGGGTCCAAGTCCGACCACCGTAATCATGCGTCGCGATTATCGAACTGCAGCGGAAAGATGCGCAAGAAGTCGCTCTTATCAGGAGATACAATTGAGAGGAAAAGAGAGAGTTCTTTTTAGGATTCTGGCGCGCTGAACGGACCAACTGCTCTTTCGTCAGGCCACGTTGCAGGTCTTGTCCTCGCTGCGGGGGAGTCGCGGCGGATGGGCCGCCCGAAGGCGCTGCTGCCCGTCGGCAATGAGTTCTTCGTCCAGCGGGTTCGGCGGGTTCTGCTCGATGCCGCGCTCCATCCAGTGCTGGTCGTTCTTGGCCACGAGGCGGAGGCGATCGCCCAAGCAGCGGGGCTGCCCCCTGAGAGCATCGTGCTGAACCCCGACTATCCCGCTGGGATGCTGTCGTCGGTGATTGCTGGCATTCGCGCCTTGGAGCCGACTGATGCCGAAGCGCTCGTGCTGGCGCTCGTGGACGGTCCTGATATTTCGACCTTAGTCGTTCGGCGGCTGGTCGAGCGCTACTGGGCGACGCGCGCCCCGATTGTCGAGCCGGTCTATGCCGGCAAGCACGGTCATCCTGTCCTCATCGCGCGAACGCTGTGGCCGGAAATTCTGGCGGCAAACCCGGCCATCGGGGCGAAGGAGGTGATCCGCCGCCATCGTGCTGAGGCCGCGCACGTTGAATGGGAGGACTCGAGCGTGCTCACCGACTTGGACACGCCGGCGGACTACGAGGCGTGGGCGGCGAGCCGACAATGAGCGCGTTGACCCGGCGGATCCTAGAGGCGATCGATCGCGGCGAGACAATTGCGGTCGTCAGTCTCCTCGAATCTGAGGCGGTGCCTCCGGCTCGGCTCGGTTCTCGCCTTGTCGTCCCCGAGCAGGGCACCGTTGTCGGCGGCTTCGGCGATGCGGCGCTTGATGAGGCAGCGGTTGCGAGCGCGCGCGAGGTAATCACCGCTGGCGTGGGGGGGCAGCGCCGGATCGTTGACGCGGCCGGCCGCTCATCGCGGCTCTATATTGAATTGATTGAATCGCCGCCGTGGCTCGTTGTGGTCGGCGCGGGCCATGTTGCCAAGCCGACAGCGGCGCTCGGCAAGATGGTCGGCTTTCGCGTCACCGTTCTTGACGACCGCCCCGACTTTGCGAACTGGGAGCGCTTTCCTGAGGCCGACGAGGTGATCGCCGATGATTTTCGGCTCACCCTCGAGCGGCTCGTTCCGCTGATGCATCGCCAAACCTATGTCGTGCTTGTGACGCGCGGCCACCGCCAAGACGAAATGGTGCTGCGTCAGGTGATCGGGTCGCGTGCCGGCTACATCGGCATGATCGGAAGTCGGCGGCGCGCCCGTCTTGTCCTAGAAACGCTGCTTGCCGAGGGGTTTCCCGAAGAGCGGGTGCGTCAGGTGCGCTCCCCGATCGGGCTCGACATCCGGGCAGAGACGCCCGAAGAGATCGCGGTCAGTATTATTGGAGAGATCATCTCAGTGCGGCGCGGAGGCACCGCTCGAACGCTCAGCGGTCGGCCGGTTCTGCGCCAGACGACGCGGAGCCACGATGGACCGGGAGATTTACGCCGCGATTGAAGAAGCCCACGCCCGGGGCGAGCTTGTCGTGCTGGCAACGATCGTCGGAACGAAGGGGTCAACGCCGCGCAAAGCCGGCTCGAAGATGCTGGTCTACCCGGATGGAAAAATCCGCGGCACGATCGGCGGCGGATGTGGCGAGAATGACGTCTGGCTCGCTGCGCAAGA
Above is a genomic segment from Dehalococcoidia bacterium containing:
- a CDS encoding XdhC family protein, with product MDREIYAAIEEAHARGELVVLATIVGTKGSTPRKAGSKMLVYPDGKIRGTIGGGCGENDVWLAAQEVAKTGIPRIVRVDLTDDYAVEAGMVCGGVMDVLVEPLPPDADPAG
- a CDS encoding XdhC/CoxI family protein, producing MTRRILEAIDRGETIAVVSLLESEAVPPARLGSRLVVPEQGTVVGGFGDAALDEAAVASAREVITAGVGGQRRIVDAAGRSSRLYIELIESPPWLVVVGAGHVAKPTAALGKMVGFRVTVLDDRPDFANWERFPEADEVIADDFRLTLERLVPLMHRQTYVVLVTRGHRQDEMVLRQVIGSRAGYIGMIGSRRRARLVLETLLAEGFPEERVRQVRSPIGLDIRAETPEEIAVSIIGEIISVRRGGTARTLSGRPVLRQTTRSHDGPGDLRRD
- a CDS encoding nucleotidyltransferase family protein, yielding MNGPTALSSGHVAGLVLAAGESRRMGRPKALLPVGNEFFVQRVRRVLLDAALHPVLVVLGHEAEAIAQAAGLPPESIVLNPDYPAGMLSSVIAGIRALEPTDAEALVLALVDGPDISTLVVRRLVERYWATRAPIVEPVYAGKHGHPVLIARTLWPEILAANPAIGAKEVIRRHRAEAAHVEWEDSSVLTDLDTPADYEAWAASRQ